One Legionella hackeliae DNA segment encodes these proteins:
- the prpC gene encoding bifunctional 2-methylcitrate synthase/citrate synthase — protein sequence MVNKSGAGLAGVVAGQSAIATVGQEGQGLNYRGYSIYDLAEHATFEEVAYLLHYGQLPTRSELNNYTKKLIGLRKLPEALKTVLKLIPKDTHPMDVLRTGCSFLGTLEPENDFAQQYDIADRLLALFPGMMCYWYAYHFQGKEISGESDEKTIGGHFLALLHGRKPTKLECDMMNVSLILYAEHEFNASTFAARVTAATLSDFYSAITTAIGTLRGPLHGGANEAAMELIAQFKSPDEAEKELMAMLARKAKIMGFGHRVYTVSDPRSDVIKAWSHKLAEAKNDMLLYQVSERIEAVMRREKKLFPNLDFYSASAYHFCGIPTSLFTPIFVMSRITGWSAHVFEQRADNRLIRPTSEYTGPEPQKFIAIDARG from the coding sequence ATGGTCAATAAATCAGGAGCAGGGTTGGCTGGAGTTGTTGCCGGACAATCAGCTATAGCAACGGTAGGACAGGAAGGACAAGGTTTAAACTATCGGGGCTATTCCATTTATGATTTGGCAGAACATGCAACATTTGAAGAAGTTGCTTATTTGCTTCATTACGGTCAGTTGCCAACGCGTTCAGAATTGAATAACTACACAAAAAAATTAATAGGGTTACGCAAACTCCCGGAAGCTCTAAAAACCGTGCTGAAATTAATCCCCAAAGACACGCATCCAATGGATGTTCTAAGAACAGGTTGTTCTTTTTTAGGCACATTGGAGCCCGAAAATGATTTCGCTCAACAGTATGATATCGCAGATCGCTTGTTAGCATTATTTCCCGGTATGATGTGTTATTGGTATGCCTATCATTTTCAAGGTAAGGAAATATCAGGCGAAAGTGATGAGAAAACTATCGGGGGGCATTTTCTAGCGCTCTTACATGGTCGTAAACCCACTAAACTTGAATGTGACATGATGAATGTCTCATTAATCCTTTATGCCGAACACGAATTCAATGCATCAACCTTTGCAGCTAGAGTTACTGCCGCTACGTTATCTGATTTTTACTCTGCGATAACAACTGCAATAGGTACCTTACGTGGTCCTTTGCATGGTGGGGCTAATGAAGCAGCAATGGAACTTATTGCTCAATTCAAAAGTCCAGATGAGGCTGAAAAAGAATTAATGGCAATGCTTGCAAGAAAAGCAAAGATTATGGGATTTGGTCACCGCGTTTATACGGTGTCGGATCCGCGCTCCGATGTAATCAAAGCCTGGTCACATAAATTAGCAGAGGCTAAAAATGACATGCTTTTATATCAGGTATCAGAACGCATTGAAGCGGTCATGCGACGCGAGAAAAAACTGTTCCCAAATCTTGATTTCTATAGTGCATCAGCTTACCACTTCTGCGGAATTCCAACGTCGTTGTTTACACCAATATTTGTGATGTCACGTATTACCGGTTGGTCTGCTCACGTTTTTGAACAACGTGCGGATAATCGTCTTATTAGACCTACTTCAGAATATACCGGCCCTGAACCCCAAAAATTTATTGCCATTGATGCGAGAGGTTAG
- a CDS encoding bifunctional 2-methylcitrate dehydratase/aconitate hydratase, whose amino-acid sequence MHSYVEDNIKPDYDSVIIDIVNYVLNTPVNSVEAYETARLCLMDTLGCGMLALNFPECTKLLGPIVPGATFPGGVRIPGTSYELEPVQAAFNIGTMVRWLDFNDTWLAAEWGHPSDNLGAILAVADYMSRQNQKNGKAAFKMHDVLTAMIKAHEIQGCFALENSFNRVGLDHVFLVKIASAAVAAQLLGADRDMMLRTLSQVFVDGQSLRTYRHAPNAGSRKSWAAGDATSRAVRLALVAATGEMGYPSALTAPKWGFYDVLFGGKSFKFQRPYGSYVMENVLFKLSYPAEFHAQTAVECAVALHPIVKERLNDIASIELVTHESAIRIISKQGILHNPADRDHCLQYMVAIGLLHGDLRAEHYEDMCAADPRVDQLRNKMVVTENKQFSKDYLDPEKRSIANSIKLIFKDGTESRLVTVEYPIGHKRRREEGIPVLLAKFKHNLSTRFAPAKVEAITETMNDTNTLAAMSVVDFMSMWHA is encoded by the coding sequence ATGCATTCTTATGTTGAAGATAATATTAAGCCTGATTATGATTCAGTGATTATTGATATCGTTAATTATGTGCTTAATACACCTGTTAATAGTGTGGAAGCTTATGAAACTGCACGCCTATGTTTAATGGATACATTAGGTTGTGGCATGTTAGCCTTAAACTTCCCAGAGTGTACAAAATTATTAGGTCCTATTGTTCCCGGTGCAACTTTTCCTGGCGGCGTACGAATTCCTGGGACATCCTATGAGTTAGAGCCAGTACAAGCGGCGTTTAATATTGGCACAATGGTACGATGGCTTGATTTCAATGATACTTGGCTTGCAGCAGAGTGGGGGCATCCTTCTGACAATTTAGGAGCGATTTTAGCCGTTGCTGATTATATGAGTCGCCAAAACCAAAAAAATGGTAAAGCAGCATTTAAAATGCATGATGTACTTACAGCAATGATTAAGGCACATGAAATTCAAGGCTGTTTTGCTTTAGAAAATAGCTTCAACCGTGTTGGTCTAGACCACGTGTTTCTAGTGAAGATTGCCAGTGCTGCGGTAGCTGCGCAATTATTAGGTGCTGATAGAGACATGATGTTACGCACTTTGTCTCAAGTGTTTGTCGATGGCCAGAGTCTTAGAACTTATAGGCACGCTCCTAATGCTGGTTCACGTAAATCCTGGGCTGCAGGTGATGCTACCTCCCGTGCTGTGCGTCTTGCTCTAGTTGCCGCTACCGGTGAAATGGGATACCCAAGTGCATTAACGGCTCCTAAATGGGGTTTTTATGATGTTCTGTTTGGTGGAAAATCATTTAAATTTCAAAGACCTTATGGCAGTTATGTGATGGAAAATGTCCTCTTTAAGCTATCATACCCTGCTGAATTCCATGCACAAACTGCAGTTGAATGTGCTGTAGCCTTGCATCCCATAGTGAAAGAGCGCTTAAACGATATTGCGAGTATTGAACTAGTAACGCATGAATCAGCAATTCGTATCATCAGCAAACAGGGTATTCTGCATAATCCAGCTGATCGTGATCATTGTTTACAATACATGGTTGCCATTGGATTGCTTCATGGAGACTTGCGTGCTGAACATTACGAAGACATGTGTGCAGCCGATCCTCGTGTTGATCAATTGCGCAATAAAATGGTTGTTACAGAAAATAAACAATTCTCTAAAGACTATCTTGATCCGGAAAAACGTTCTATTGCTAATAGCATTAAGTTAATCTTTAAGGATGGAACTGAGTCCAGATTGGTCACTGTAGAATATCCTATTGGTCATAAGCGACGCCGTGAGGAAGGAATTCCTGTTCTTCTTGCAAAATTTAAGCATAATTTGTCGACTCGTTTTGCTCCTGCAAAAGTAGAGGCGATTACTGAGACCATGAATGATACAAATACATTAGCAGCAATGTCTGTCGTTGATTTTATGAGTATGTGGCACGCTTAA
- the ppsR gene encoding posphoenolpyruvate synthetase regulatory kinase/phosphorylase PpsR: protein MKQHVFMLSDGTGITAENLGNSLITQFENIEFEKLTIPYIDSIAKAEAAVQRINSCYEETGIKPLVFITLVNPEIVNVIKQVNASIFDLFNTFLGPLEQALNTKSSYTVGRTHGVANSQSYHHRIEAVDYALAHDDGIKIRDYDKADIVLIGVSRCGKTPSCIYMALHFGVLAANYPFTEEDLTFFHLPDSLRPYKHKLFGLTIDPERLQHIRTERRPNSKYASAEQCRLEVSEVEAMYKREKIPYLNSTRYSIEEIATKVLAIAGLKRKF, encoded by the coding sequence ATGAAGCAACACGTGTTTATGCTGTCAGATGGTACAGGAATTACTGCTGAAAATCTTGGTAATAGTCTAATTACACAATTTGAAAATATTGAATTTGAAAAACTAACGATACCTTACATCGACTCTATCGCAAAAGCTGAGGCGGCAGTTCAGCGTATTAATAGCTGTTATGAAGAGACAGGAATTAAGCCTCTTGTATTTATAACCTTAGTGAATCCAGAAATTGTAAATGTTATCAAGCAAGTAAACGCGAGTATTTTTGATTTATTTAATACATTTTTGGGTCCGCTGGAGCAAGCATTAAACACAAAGTCCTCCTACACTGTGGGTCGAACCCATGGTGTAGCCAATTCACAATCTTACCATCATCGAATTGAAGCTGTGGATTATGCATTAGCACATGATGATGGCATTAAAATACGCGATTATGACAAAGCAGACATCGTTTTAATTGGTGTTTCTCGTTGTGGTAAAACGCCAAGCTGCATTTATATGGCATTGCATTTTGGAGTTTTGGCGGCAAATTATCCTTTTACTGAAGAAGATTTAACCTTTTTCCATTTACCTGATTCTCTACGTCCGTATAAGCATAAACTTTTTGGACTTACTATCGATCCTGAAAGACTTCAGCATATTCGTACAGAACGCCGCCCGAATAGTAAGTATGCATCAGCAGAGCAATGCCGCCTTGAAGTGAGTGAGGTTGAGGCAATGTATAAGCGTGAAAAAATTCCCTATCTTAACTCAACACGTTATTCCATTGAGGAAATTGCGACTAAAGTACTTGCTATTGCTGGACTTAAACGAAAATTTTAA
- a CDS encoding SEL1-like repeat protein, with amino-acid sequence MLFKRYKIKRLTKKLKAMQQNRIHNQPPDEVLAKEIGYYHELATIYKGLIGHKKYPYAADMVVACLRGAGALDDSNAQYELAKTLLDEAKFRERLQLEGLFASPSNDRQVKQLYEEALVYLESAEKLGHVLAKRLHGLCYINGWGVSSDKEKGFELVVASIEQENSWERVPQIFASIGLNKPEFFAAIMKHRKTS; translated from the coding sequence ATGCTTTTTAAACGCTACAAAATTAAAAGACTGACAAAAAAGTTAAAGGCCATGCAACAAAACCGCATCCATAATCAGCCTCCTGATGAAGTATTAGCCAAAGAAATTGGTTATTACCATGAATTAGCCACCATTTATAAAGGTTTAATAGGCCATAAAAAATACCCCTATGCAGCAGATATGGTAGTTGCCTGTCTACGGGGGGCTGGAGCTCTTGATGATTCTAATGCGCAGTATGAGCTAGCGAAAACACTACTTGATGAAGCAAAATTTAGAGAGCGTTTGCAGCTTGAAGGTCTTTTTGCAAGTCCTAGTAATGACAGACAAGTAAAACAACTTTACGAAGAAGCTTTGGTTTATTTGGAATCTGCTGAGAAACTTGGACATGTCTTGGCTAAGCGTCTGCACGGTCTTTGTTACATTAATGGGTGGGGCGTTAGCTCTGATAAAGAAAAAGGATTTGAGCTGGTTGTTGCAAGTATCGAGCAGGAAAATAGCTGGGAGCGCGTTCCACAAATTTTTGCGAGTATAGGCCTTAATAAACCTGAGTTTTTTGCAGCGATAATGAAACACCGCAAAACATCTTAA
- a CDS encoding amidase: protein MQDIIKKPAHKIVELIKKKVVSSEEVTRAFLDQIQMVNPSLNAVIELDEEMSLSLAKQADKAISRGETLGSLHGLPITIKDTINIFGYKNTYGSHLYDGYTPEQEGTCVTRLRDAGAIILGLTNSPELLTAYESDNLIYGQTNNPYDLQRSSGGSSGGEAAIISAYGSPLGLGSDGGGSIRVPAHYCGISGLKPTQGLIPITGISLPGAGAGCLQAFGTCGPMARFVDDLTLALSVLSGPDGFDPGAPPVVLRNPSEVDIRQLKVAYFTDNGIVTPNKDIVNATLSAVSALADLGAFVEEARPPNIERTFELHWEPFFTLCDGGETVADILKKLRDDQISPLRKQFNLDAQQCHLSTTKLNQRFAEIAKFRWDTYHFLNQYDVIICPPCATTAKLHGQCLNEIKDFTYTMSFNNSGSPAAVIPFSTSHNGLPIGVQIVSNLWKDHVVLAVAKVLEEFNLTNKSIKKPAVCEMA from the coding sequence ATGCAGGACATTATCAAGAAACCCGCTCATAAAATAGTGGAGTTAATTAAGAAGAAAGTTGTGTCCTCGGAAGAAGTGACACGCGCTTTTCTTGATCAAATTCAGATGGTCAACCCTTCTCTTAACGCTGTTATAGAACTGGATGAGGAAATGTCCCTGTCGCTTGCAAAACAAGCTGACAAGGCGATTAGCCGAGGCGAAACGTTAGGCTCATTGCATGGATTACCAATTACTATCAAAGATACTATTAATATTTTTGGTTATAAAAACACCTATGGCTCCCATTTATATGATGGTTATACTCCTGAGCAAGAAGGAACATGCGTCACCAGGCTTCGAGATGCAGGGGCAATTATTTTAGGGCTTACTAATAGTCCTGAACTTCTCACAGCCTATGAGTCTGATAATCTAATCTATGGCCAAACAAACAATCCCTATGATTTACAACGTTCTTCTGGAGGTAGTTCTGGTGGTGAGGCTGCAATTATATCTGCTTATGGATCACCATTAGGATTAGGGAGTGATGGTGGTGGCAGTATTCGTGTACCAGCACATTATTGTGGAATATCAGGGCTTAAACCTACTCAAGGTTTAATACCCATAACAGGTATTTCATTACCAGGTGCAGGTGCTGGATGTCTACAAGCGTTTGGTACTTGTGGACCAATGGCTCGATTTGTCGATGATTTAACCTTAGCACTCTCAGTTTTAAGTGGACCGGATGGGTTTGATCCAGGCGCTCCTCCAGTAGTACTTCGCAATCCGTCAGAAGTTGACATTCGTCAGCTTAAAGTTGCTTACTTTACTGACAATGGTATTGTTACTCCAAACAAAGATATTGTTAATGCCACATTAAGTGCTGTAAGTGCACTGGCTGATTTAGGAGCTTTTGTTGAAGAGGCAAGACCGCCAAATATTGAAAGAACCTTTGAACTTCACTGGGAACCCTTTTTTACACTGTGCGATGGAGGAGAAACTGTTGCTGATATTTTAAAAAAACTGAGGGATGACCAAATATCTCCTCTAAGGAAACAATTTAATTTAGATGCACAACAATGCCATTTGTCAACGACTAAATTAAATCAGCGGTTTGCTGAAATCGCCAAATTTAGATGGGATACTTATCATTTCCTAAACCAGTATGATGTAATCATTTGCCCTCCTTGTGCAACAACCGCCAAATTACATGGGCAATGCTTAAATGAGATTAAAGATTTTACTTATACTATGTCGTTTAATAATAGCGGTTCTCCCGCTGCAGTTATCCCCTTTTCTACTTCACACAATGGTTTGCCGATTGGAGTTCAAATTGTTTCTAATTTATGGAAAGATCATGTCGTCTTAGCGGTTGCGAAAGTATTAGAAGAGTTTAACCTTACCAATAAATCTATAAAGAAACCTGCGGTTTGTGAAATGGCTTGA
- a CDS encoding ankyrin repeat domain-containing protein gives MLNKCRFLLTVINLLQQTTRQLSLDTLSKRLESQRLQLEAIIETLSKEQGALYEKKFDGEYTAIKKIVRQVLEVIVGVKRGSETLYANVISELYQAIELDNAAKVSELIKAGQRLFINGIALNEINATRGTFLEFAVGKKLHGVVKILLEHGAKPNLFVQLKRAPLRLAIKNECHDTLAMLLDYGAKIDEKALYKAIKTGNLSIVQLLVNRGASLKPTPGTLISGKTSKFNSPLKLALQLNHLEIAQFFIAKINENPRLWHDTLNHFLSYAPLDLLQEFLTNQSFSTTTKLATIVVTQVDRDNAIATSTSGEILLKRLLKKTSEPGKRLTLLKSLMQLLFTLDYFPSNLEKESCYSDRELIKNLSQANDNSPVKELASSLHQSMQAASQQGVVAAGYRVLFDVLVFAGNHNIGFSDGVELINKVVIQVHTYHQDNKSWPSLDKVNLILDEEIQKIESVLVNSPNLEKNDEKPCEESTIRFQAMVGGEIFAKLNPHLPVGGQPTKAGRWFKNILSILVNTMEESKLLSEDWSEEKAQQLLQDICKSSSGVSIANDSLKPQAIGFNLRMPDHFIPGVLFSDTSSWRYTVICRSFLQPSNQSNRGAVEFIIPSKYTSQLPFLIKDVTKRRSHEYIVSESAKTREIEHRLLQHFLMIEKLTGLRGRYSEHCAQKAYKLPTCYISNIKPLLQLLVITMAKSTATEQQWQQYNETLKTLILKEMSKANVCLEQFKFEEKIVSAKKYSEQQKTYKLISILSRWSEINLFSPKLEEEIRGKEATLNHVGEHTIGFFP, from the coding sequence ATGTTAAATAAATGTCGTTTCTTACTGACTGTAATTAATTTACTTCAACAAACTACACGTCAACTCTCTCTAGACACCCTCAGCAAAAGGTTAGAAAGTCAGCGTCTGCAGTTGGAAGCGATTATAGAAACGCTAAGTAAAGAGCAAGGTGCTCTTTACGAAAAAAAATTTGATGGCGAATATACAGCCATCAAAAAAATAGTTCGACAAGTATTAGAAGTGATTGTGGGAGTAAAACGAGGAAGTGAAACACTCTATGCCAATGTAATCAGTGAATTGTATCAGGCAATTGAGCTTGATAATGCAGCCAAGGTTTCTGAATTGATAAAAGCAGGGCAACGCTTATTTATAAATGGTATAGCCCTTAACGAGATAAATGCTACTCGTGGGACTTTTTTAGAATTTGCAGTGGGTAAAAAGCTACACGGCGTTGTCAAAATTCTGTTAGAACATGGCGCAAAGCCTAATTTGTTTGTTCAGCTTAAACGGGCACCGTTAAGATTGGCTATTAAGAATGAATGTCACGACACCTTAGCTATGCTTCTGGATTATGGTGCTAAGATTGATGAGAAAGCTCTCTATAAAGCCATTAAAACAGGCAACCTTTCTATTGTTCAACTTTTAGTTAATCGCGGAGCATCTCTTAAGCCGACTCCAGGTACCCTCATATCGGGAAAAACGAGTAAATTTAATTCGCCATTAAAGCTTGCGCTACAATTAAACCACCTGGAAATTGCACAATTTTTCATTGCTAAAATCAATGAAAACCCGCGATTGTGGCATGACACACTTAATCATTTCCTAAGTTATGCCCCCTTGGATTTATTGCAGGAATTTCTAACTAATCAATCATTTTCTACAACTACCAAATTAGCAACAATCGTTGTTACCCAAGTAGATAGAGATAATGCAATAGCAACATCTACCAGTGGCGAAATTTTACTAAAGCGCTTGCTAAAAAAAACATCAGAACCAGGAAAACGTTTAACTCTACTTAAATCTTTGATGCAACTGCTTTTTACACTTGATTATTTTCCCAGCAATTTAGAGAAAGAGTCTTGCTACAGCGATAGAGAGTTGATTAAAAACCTGTCCCAAGCCAATGATAATTCCCCTGTAAAAGAGTTGGCTAGTAGCCTGCACCAATCTATGCAAGCGGCATCTCAGCAAGGTGTTGTTGCCGCAGGATACCGTGTGCTCTTTGATGTTTTGGTATTTGCTGGGAATCACAACATAGGTTTTAGCGATGGCGTAGAGTTAATCAATAAAGTTGTTATTCAAGTGCACACTTATCACCAAGACAATAAATCCTGGCCATCGCTCGATAAAGTTAACTTGATTCTTGATGAAGAAATCCAAAAAATAGAATCAGTGTTGGTCAATAGCCCGAACTTGGAAAAAAATGATGAGAAACCTTGCGAAGAGTCGACTATCCGATTTCAGGCAATGGTAGGCGGAGAAATTTTTGCAAAACTCAACCCTCACCTTCCTGTAGGCGGCCAACCCACTAAAGCCGGTCGATGGTTCAAAAATATTCTCTCAATCCTTGTTAACACAATGGAGGAATCTAAGTTATTAAGCGAGGATTGGAGTGAAGAGAAGGCTCAGCAATTGTTACAAGACATCTGCAAGAGCTCTTCTGGCGTATCAATAGCGAATGATTCATTAAAGCCACAGGCAATTGGTTTCAACTTACGGATGCCAGACCATTTTATTCCAGGTGTTTTATTTAGTGATACTTCGAGTTGGCGTTATACAGTAATATGCCGATCATTTCTTCAGCCCAGTAATCAGTCAAATCGTGGTGCTGTAGAATTTATTATTCCTTCTAAATATACTAGCCAGCTTCCTTTTTTAATCAAAGACGTTACTAAACGAAGGTCTCATGAGTACATAGTGAGTGAATCTGCAAAAACTCGTGAAATAGAACATCGACTTTTGCAGCATTTTCTTATGATTGAAAAATTGACAGGTCTACGCGGTCGCTATTCAGAGCACTGTGCTCAGAAGGCTTATAAACTGCCCACTTGTTATATCAGTAACATTAAACCCCTTCTCCAATTGCTTGTTATAACTATGGCCAAGAGTACCGCCACCGAACAGCAATGGCAGCAATATAATGAAACGCTCAAGACACTAATTTTAAAGGAAATGAGTAAAGCAAATGTATGCTTAGAACAATTTAAATTCGAAGAGAAGATAGTTTCCGCAAAAAAATATTCTGAACAGCAAAAAACCTACAAGCTTATTTCTATTCTAAGTCGATGGAGTGAAATTAATCTTTTTAGCCCTAAGCTTGAGGAGGAAATTCGAGGCAAAGAAGCAACATTAAATCATGTCGGGGAACATACTATAGGCTTTTTCCCCTAG